The Sinomicrobium kalidii genome contains a region encoding:
- a CDS encoding GH36-type glycosyl hydrolase domain-containing protein has protein sequence MKYILLTSLLLPLFFTSCGRTNSRKNPVIQTAYNDTKLHVVREKALQLAKTGFNAGDGYAEVWIRDYNTFVNLAAEVNDKDILKENLRVFFRLQGKDGNIVDGFVPKNKAGVSEGGYNYIHTELEKKYAGHKNTVETDQETSLVQAVYKYVIKTGDTAFLQEKIGGKKVSERLELAMEFLLQKRYDKKHGLIWGATTADWGDVQPEHEWGVFLTEDTHYAIDIYDNAMFIIALTNMTELIPETTEKWKKIRDSIAENAMKYLWDEENEKFIPHIYLNGSPFPDDLNENEIYYHGGTAVAIRAGLLSEKQIEVSLQKMVDNMKRSGASTIGLTLYPPYPEGAFLNKGMYPYGYQNGGDWTWFGGRMVIALFENGFEKEAYEHMGPMLDRVIENNGFFEWYTLDNTPKGSASFKGSAGVLYDAVELFLDQSE, from the coding sequence ATGAAATACATTTTACTGACATCGCTGCTACTGCCCCTTTTTTTCACATCCTGCGGCAGAACAAACAGCAGGAAAAACCCGGTAATTCAAACCGCATATAACGACACGAAACTCCATGTAGTCCGGGAAAAAGCACTTCAATTGGCAAAGACCGGGTTCAATGCGGGAGATGGCTACGCGGAAGTATGGATAAGGGATTACAACACCTTCGTGAATCTCGCTGCCGAAGTAAATGACAAAGACATATTAAAGGAGAACCTGAGGGTGTTTTTCAGACTTCAGGGAAAAGACGGAAATATTGTAGACGGCTTTGTCCCCAAAAATAAGGCCGGTGTTTCCGAAGGGGGATATAATTACATCCATACGGAACTGGAGAAAAAATATGCGGGCCATAAAAACACGGTAGAAACCGACCAGGAAACCTCGCTGGTCCAGGCCGTATACAAATATGTCATAAAAACAGGAGATACTGCTTTCCTGCAAGAAAAGATCGGCGGCAAAAAAGTGTCGGAACGCCTGGAACTGGCCATGGAGTTCCTCCTCCAAAAAAGATATGACAAAAAACACGGATTGATATGGGGGGCAACGACAGCAGACTGGGGCGATGTACAACCCGAGCATGAATGGGGAGTGTTTTTGACGGAAGATACCCATTATGCCATTGATATTTACGATAATGCCATGTTCATTATTGCCCTGACCAATATGACGGAACTCATTCCCGAAACGACAGAGAAATGGAAAAAGATCCGGGACAGCATTGCAGAAAATGCCATGAAATACCTGTGGGATGAGGAAAATGAAAAGTTTATCCCGCATATCTATCTGAACGGCTCCCCCTTTCCGGACGATCTCAATGAAAATGAGATATACTATCACGGCGGTACTGCCGTAGCCATCCGGGCCGGTTTGTTATCTGAAAAACAGATTGAGGTCTCCCTGCAAAAAATGGTAGATAACATGAAAAGATCCGGGGCATCCACCATAGGCCTTACCCTCTACCCTCCTTATCCCGAAGGAGCTTTCTTAAATAAAGGCATGTATCCGTACGGTTACCAGAACGGAGGGGACTGGACGTGGTTCGGCGGCCGTATGGTGATCGCCCTTTTTGAAAACGGCTTTGAGAAGGAAGCGTATGAACATATGGGCCCCATGCTGGACAGGGTTATTGAAAACAACGGTTTTTTTGAGTGGTACACATTAGACAATACCCCTAAAGGCTCGGCTTCCTTCAAGGGATCGGCAGGGGTTTTGTATGATGCTGTTGAACTGTTCCTGGACCAATCGGAATAA
- a CDS encoding MFS transporter — MNKFKTNTLFPVLLCYIVIGFVDIIGVSTGYAQRDFDLSPELAQLIPSTVFIWFFILSIPVGILQHNYGKRKMLLWGIVFTVMGMFIPFTVYSYGSLLGCFVLLGIGNTIIQVSSNPLLQDVVREKKLSSFMSLSQFIKAISSLLGPIIVTTMVVQFGDWKLVFLIYGITSVFSGAWLAMTPIVESRSEMKASFKTSIALLTKPFIALTVLAIFLIVGLDVGMNTNIQNLLVQKFGLSLEQASLGISIYFAALMISRFLGALVLSRINNRRFLLWLSVLTVLFLVLLILSPTSEFALAMIFLVGLSSGNLFPLVFSMTINSMPERSNEISGLMIMAVVGGAIIPPVMGLINNAAGVSLSFVVLVCCAGYVFFSGLLFKKHQ; from the coding sequence ATGAATAAATTTAAGACAAATACCCTTTTTCCTGTTCTGTTGTGTTATATCGTAATAGGTTTTGTAGATATCATAGGAGTCAGCACCGGGTATGCCCAGCGGGATTTCGACCTTTCTCCCGAATTGGCACAATTGATCCCCTCGACCGTTTTTATCTGGTTTTTTATTCTTTCCATTCCCGTCGGGATCTTGCAGCACAATTACGGCAAGCGAAAAATGCTCCTGTGGGGGATTGTCTTTACCGTCATGGGAATGTTTATCCCGTTTACGGTATATTCTTATGGTTCCTTACTGGGCTGTTTTGTTTTGCTCGGTATCGGGAATACGATCATCCAGGTCTCTTCAAATCCATTGCTCCAGGATGTGGTCCGCGAAAAAAAGCTGTCGAGTTTTATGAGCCTTTCACAGTTTATAAAAGCCATCAGTTCACTGTTGGGGCCTATTATTGTCACGACCATGGTCGTGCAATTCGGAGACTGGAAACTGGTATTCCTGATCTATGGCATAACCTCCGTTTTCTCCGGGGCCTGGCTGGCCATGACCCCGATCGTGGAGTCACGGTCGGAAATGAAGGCTTCCTTTAAAACATCGATCGCGCTTTTGACAAAACCTTTTATTGCGTTAACGGTACTGGCCATCTTTCTCATTGTGGGGCTCGACGTAGGCATGAACACCAATATACAGAACCTGCTCGTTCAGAAATTCGGCCTTTCTCTCGAACAGGCGTCGCTGGGGATCAGTATTTATTTTGCAGCATTGATGATCAGCCGGTTCCTGGGCGCCCTGGTGCTGTCAAGGATCAATAACCGGCGTTTTTTGCTTTGGTTATCCGTGCTTACCGTACTGTTTTTAGTGTTGTTGATCCTCTCCCCGACCTCCGAATTCGCCCTCGCTATGATCTTCCTGGTCGGTCTCAGTTCGGGAAACCTGTTTCCCCTGGTCTTTTCCATGACCATAAACAGCATGCCCGAACGTTCCAATGAAATATCGGGACTGATGATCATGGCTGTTGTGGGAGGGGCCATCATCCCTCCCGTAATGGGGCTTATCAACAATGCTGCCGGGGTTTCCCTCAGCTTTGTAGTTCTGGTCTGCTGTGCGGGGTATGTTTTCTTTTCCGGTCTCTTATTTAAAAAACACCAATAA
- a CDS encoding ROK family protein, with translation MFSIGVDIGGSHITACMYEHAASRLNRETLVYRKVDTGAGKAEIIGHWVRAVSECLDKGNTAIRGIGIAIPGPFDYYNGISLIEGVGKLQALYGVSIRLELAEKLQMAPSQIRFINDATAFSIAETMIGRASGYRRTVAITLGTGLGSSFLIGGKPVIRDKMVPEGGFLYNKYYGNEIADNVFSARGIINLYKTLSGKETPNVRTLYEQVNKDPYARQTFTEFGKNLGEFLLPYLSGFSAGVLVLGGNIARAFPHFGPALTDRLPETEVYVSEFGEEAAIIGSALLIDDTYYNAVKPTIKLM, from the coding sequence ATGTTTAGTATCGGAGTAGATATAGGGGGAAGCCATATTACCGCGTGTATGTATGAACACGCTGCCAGCCGGTTAAACCGGGAAACCCTGGTGTACCGTAAGGTTGACACCGGGGCCGGCAAAGCGGAGATCATCGGCCATTGGGTAAGAGCCGTTTCGGAATGCCTTGACAAGGGGAATACCGCTATCCGTGGTATCGGAATAGCCATACCCGGGCCTTTTGATTACTACAACGGGATCAGCCTGATCGAAGGCGTGGGAAAATTACAGGCGCTGTACGGGGTCAGTATCCGTCTGGAACTGGCCGAAAAACTACAGATGGCTCCCTCGCAGATCCGTTTTATAAATGATGCCACCGCCTTTTCCATTGCAGAGACCATGATCGGCCGTGCCTCCGGGTATCGGCGGACAGTAGCGATAACATTGGGGACCGGGCTAGGCTCCAGTTTCCTGATCGGGGGCAAACCGGTCATCAGGGACAAAATGGTGCCGGAAGGCGGTTTTCTCTACAACAAGTATTACGGGAACGAAATTGCCGACAATGTATTTTCCGCACGGGGGATCATAAACCTTTACAAGACCTTGTCCGGAAAAGAAACACCCAACGTGAGGACGCTGTACGAACAAGTAAATAAAGATCCTTATGCCCGGCAAACCTTTACCGAATTCGGAAAAAACCTGGGAGAATTCCTGCTCCCCTATTTATCCGGTTTTTCTGCCGGGGTTCTCGTCCTCGGGGGAAATATTGCCAGGGCATTTCCGCATTTCGGCCCCGCATTGACCGATCGACTGCCGGAAACAGAAGTCTACGTGTCCGAATTCGGTGAAGAAGCTGCCATTATCGGCAGTGCCCTGCTTATTGACGATACCTATTACAACGCCGTAAAACCAACCATCAAATTAATGTAA